The Micromonospora sp. NBC_01740 genome includes a window with the following:
- a CDS encoding histidine phosphatase family protein, whose amino-acid sequence MTRLIIWRHGNTDWNAASRVQGQTDVPLNDLGREQARTAAPLLAGLRPDAIVASDLSRAADTAGALAALTGLPVRTDPRLRERHFGSWQGLALTEAAERHPAEFARWRAGDPDPGAGIETLDDLGKRMGAALSDAADAVPGGTVVVATHGGAARQGCGHLLGWEHAVLRTIGSLQNCHWTELRHDAARGWHLRAHNVGLITVPATEAV is encoded by the coding sequence ATGACCCGCCTGATCATCTGGCGGCACGGCAACACCGACTGGAACGCCGCCAGCCGGGTCCAGGGGCAGACCGACGTACCGCTCAACGACCTCGGCCGCGAGCAGGCCCGCACCGCGGCGCCCCTGCTGGCCGGGCTGCGGCCCGACGCCATCGTGGCCAGCGACCTGAGCCGCGCGGCGGACACCGCCGGCGCGCTGGCCGCGCTGACCGGGCTGCCGGTGCGCACCGACCCACGGCTGCGGGAGCGGCACTTCGGTTCCTGGCAGGGGCTGGCCCTCACCGAGGCCGCCGAGCGCCATCCCGCCGAGTTCGCCCGCTGGCGGGCCGGCGACCCGGACCCGGGCGCCGGCATCGAGACCCTGGACGACCTCGGCAAGCGGATGGGCGCGGCCCTGTCCGACGCCGCCGACGCCGTGCCCGGCGGCACCGTGGTGGTCGCCACCCACGGCGGCGCGGCCCGGCAGGGCTGCGGCCACCTGCTCGGCTGGGAGCACGCCGTCCTGCGCACCATCGGCTCGCTGCAGAACTGCCACTGGACCGAGCTGCGCCACGACGCCGCCCGGGGCTGGCACCTGCGCGCCCACAACGTCGGCCTGATCACCGTCCCGGCCACCGAGGCCGTCTGA
- a CDS encoding cellulase family glycosylhydrolase, whose protein sequence is MKRRLLSVGAALLAVAASVLMFVKPADAAVGLHVEGRNIVEANGQPFVMRGVNHPHVWYTGETDSFADVKALGANTVRVVLGSGKRWGPSTDVADVISLCKQNRLICVLEVHDTTGYGEEGTAASLDEAVDYWISQKNALVGQENHVVINIGNEPIGNVNAGQWTAATTAAITKMRANGFEHLLMVDGPNWGQDWQYVMRDNAQAILDADSRHNTVLSIHMYAVFNTAAAITDYLDRFEDNGWPLVIGEFGWRFNANEVDHETILAESQARGLGYLGWSWSGNTDPILDMATSFDPTRLTTWGERIFNGANGIRATAREATIFGGGPSPTATVTPTVSPTAQPTPTSGSKSCTAAYRIVGQWPGGFQGEIRITAGSAAISGWTVTWALASGQAVNQAWNATVTTSGSAVAARNVGYNGSLGPGADTVIGFLGSWSGTNPVPPLTCTAT, encoded by the coding sequence ATGAAGAGAAGACTTCTCTCCGTCGGCGCCGCGTTGCTCGCCGTCGCCGCGTCCGTCCTGATGTTCGTCAAGCCGGCGGACGCGGCGGTGGGACTGCACGTCGAGGGACGCAACATCGTCGAGGCGAACGGCCAGCCGTTCGTCATGCGAGGCGTCAACCACCCTCACGTCTGGTACACGGGCGAGACCGACTCGTTCGCCGACGTCAAGGCGCTCGGCGCCAACACCGTCCGGGTGGTGCTGGGCAGCGGCAAGCGCTGGGGTCCGTCCACCGACGTCGCCGACGTGATCTCACTGTGCAAGCAGAACCGGCTGATCTGCGTACTGGAGGTCCACGACACCACCGGCTACGGCGAGGAGGGCACCGCCGCGTCGCTCGACGAGGCGGTCGACTACTGGATCAGCCAAAAGAACGCGCTCGTCGGCCAGGAGAACCACGTCGTCATCAACATCGGCAACGAGCCGATCGGCAACGTCAACGCCGGTCAGTGGACCGCCGCGACCACCGCCGCGATCACGAAGATGCGGGCCAACGGCTTCGAGCACCTGCTCATGGTCGACGGGCCGAACTGGGGCCAGGACTGGCAGTACGTCATGCGGGACAACGCGCAGGCGATCCTGGACGCCGACAGCCGGCACAACACCGTGCTCTCCATCCACATGTACGCGGTGTTCAACACGGCCGCGGCCATCACCGACTACCTGGACCGGTTCGAGGACAACGGCTGGCCGCTGGTCATCGGCGAGTTCGGCTGGCGGTTCAACGCCAACGAGGTCGACCACGAGACGATCCTGGCCGAGTCGCAGGCCCGTGGCCTGGGCTACCTCGGCTGGTCCTGGAGCGGCAACACCGACCCGATCCTGGACATGGCCACCAGCTTCGACCCCACGCGGCTCACCACCTGGGGCGAGCGGATCTTCAACGGCGCCAACGGCATCAGGGCGACCGCCAGGGAGGCCACGATCTTCGGCGGTGGGCCGAGCCCCACCGCGACGGTGACGCCCACGGTCAGCCCGACGGCTCAGCCCACCCCGACCAGCGGCAGCAAGTCCTGCACCGCCGCCTACCGGATCGTGGGCCAGTGGCCGGGCGGCTTCCAGGGGGAGATCCGGATCACCGCCGGGAGCGCGGCGATCAGCGGCTGGACCGTGACGTGGGCCCTCGCCTCCGGCCAGGCCGTCAACCAGGCCTGGAACGCGACGGTCACCACCAGCGGATCCGCCGTCGCCGCGCGCAACGTGGGCTACAACGGCAGCCTCGGCCCGGGTGCCGACACGGTCATCGGCTTCCTCGGCTCGTGGAGCGGCACCAACCCCGTACCGCCGCTGACCTGCACCGCCACCTGA
- the rsfS gene encoding ribosome silencing factor: MTISERAHELAIAAAQAAADKKAQDIVIIDVGDQLAITDAFLLAAAPNERQVLAIVDAIEERLLELPEKAKPIRREGERGGRWVLLDYVDIVVHVQHTEEREFYALDRLWKDCPTIPFVDRDLVDAESGTGSTTAE; this comes from the coding sequence GTGACAATTTCCGAACGCGCCCACGAGTTGGCCATCGCCGCCGCCCAGGCCGCGGCCGACAAGAAGGCGCAGGACATCGTCATCATCGACGTGGGCGACCAGCTCGCCATCACCGACGCGTTCCTGCTCGCCGCGGCTCCCAACGAGCGTCAGGTGCTCGCCATCGTCGATGCCATCGAGGAGCGGCTGCTGGAGCTGCCGGAGAAGGCCAAGCCGATCCGGCGCGAGGGCGAGCGGGGCGGCCGGTGGGTGCTGCTCGACTACGTCGACATCGTGGTGCACGTCCAGCACACCGAGGAGCGCGAGTTCTACGCCCTCGACCGGCTCTGGAAGGACTGCCCGACGATCCCGTTCGTCGACCGCGACCTCGTCGACGCCGAGTCCGGCACCGGCTCCACCACCGCGGAATGA
- a CDS encoding DinB family protein yields the protein MKDDLHSYLKGGRDALLWKLDGLSEYDARRPLTPTATNLLGLVKHAAAMEILYFGVVFGRPFEQELPYVGDGAETNADMWATADESREEIVALYRRASSHADTTIEALALDDIGRVPWWGDAAVTLHRVLVHVVAETQRHAGHADIVRELVDGAAGLLPSNDNLPPADEPWWRDHRQRVEQAALDASNR from the coding sequence ATGAAGGACGACCTGCACAGTTACCTGAAGGGCGGCCGTGACGCGCTGCTGTGGAAGCTCGACGGGCTCAGCGAGTACGACGCCCGGCGCCCGCTGACCCCGACCGCGACCAACCTGCTCGGCCTGGTGAAGCACGCGGCGGCCATGGAGATCCTCTACTTCGGCGTCGTGTTCGGCCGGCCGTTCGAGCAGGAGCTGCCGTACGTCGGCGACGGCGCCGAGACCAATGCCGACATGTGGGCGACCGCGGACGAGAGTCGCGAAGAGATCGTCGCGTTGTACCGTCGCGCCAGCTCCCACGCCGACACCACCATCGAAGCCCTCGCGCTCGACGACATCGGCCGGGTGCCGTGGTGGGGCGATGCCGCGGTCACACTGCACCGCGTCCTGGTCCACGTCGTCGCGGAGACACAACGGCACGCCGGCCACGCGGACATCGTGCGCGAGCTGGTCGACGGCGCGGCCGGGCTGCTGCCGAGTAACGACAACCTGCCACCTGCTGACGAGCCGTGGTGGCGGGACCACCGCCAGCGGGTGGAGCAGGCTGCCCTCGACGCCAGCAACCGCTGA
- a CDS encoding DegV family protein: MPVAVVTDSTAYLPPELLRVHRLTVVPLAVVLNGAEGLEGVETTPADATRVLGGRRVSVSTSRPAPEQFAQTYRELFDAGADGIVSVHLSAELSGTVEAARLAAAGFDDRVAVVDSRSTGMGLGFPAVAAATAAERGEDLSAVRDAAVDAIARTSIWFYVDTLEFLRRGGRIGAAEALLGTALSVKPIMHMPDGAIVLRDKVRTASRGVARLADLAVEAAGDADVDLAVHHLAAPQRAEALLEALTARLGDRLHDSYVSEAGAVVAAHAGPGLACVVVHRRPPAAGQGASSRS; the protein is encoded by the coding sequence ATGCCCGTCGCGGTCGTCACCGACTCCACCGCCTATCTCCCGCCCGAGCTGCTGCGCGTGCACCGGCTGACGGTGGTGCCGCTGGCCGTCGTGCTCAACGGCGCCGAAGGGCTGGAGGGGGTGGAGACCACCCCTGCCGACGCCACCCGGGTGCTCGGCGGCCGGCGCGTCTCGGTGAGCACCTCGCGCCCCGCGCCGGAGCAGTTCGCCCAGACGTACCGGGAGCTGTTCGACGCGGGCGCCGACGGGATCGTCTCGGTGCACCTGTCGGCCGAACTCTCCGGCACGGTGGAGGCCGCCCGGCTGGCCGCCGCCGGGTTCGACGACCGGGTCGCCGTGGTCGACAGCCGCTCGACCGGCATGGGCCTCGGCTTCCCCGCCGTCGCCGCCGCCACGGCCGCCGAGCGGGGCGAGGACCTGTCGGCGGTACGCGACGCCGCCGTCGACGCCATCGCCCGTACCAGCATCTGGTTCTACGTCGACACGCTGGAGTTCCTCCGCCGGGGCGGCCGGATCGGCGCCGCCGAGGCGCTGCTCGGCACCGCCCTGTCGGTCAAGCCGATCATGCACATGCCGGACGGCGCGATCGTCCTCAGGGACAAGGTGCGTACGGCCAGCCGGGGCGTGGCGCGGCTGGCCGACCTGGCCGTCGAGGCCGCCGGCGACGCCGACGTCGACCTGGCGGTGCACCACCTCGCCGCGCCGCAGCGGGCGGAGGCGCTGCTGGAGGCGCTGACGGCCCGGCTGGGCGACCGGCTGCACGACTCGTACGTCTCGGAGGCCGGCGCGGTGGTCGCCGCGCACGCCGGGCCCGGCCTGGCCTGCGTGGTCGTGCACCGCCGGCCGCCGGCCGCCGGCCAAGGTGCGTCCTCTCGTTCGTGA
- a CDS encoding cytochrome P450 produces MATIPTERSPDSSVAFLRDGYRFVGRRCDRHGTDIFQARLLLEPTICLRGRAAAELFYDTERFVRAGAMPKRAQRTLTGRGGVQGLDGADHADRKAMFMSIMTPAAVRQLAQLFDDEWRARVPSWESGKPVVLYDEVGRMLTRAVCAWAGVPLANSEVDRRTAELHAMIEGPAALGPQHWRGLWGRRRGERWIGRIVDRQRAGTLPAPDGSALRVVAEHRDAHGRLLPRRIAAVELLNVLRPTVAVDRFIVFAALALHDHPAWRERVRESDEAAESFVQEVRRYYPFFPVAAARVRRSFDWQGYHFPRGRRVLLDLYGTNHHPALWPEPERFRPERFTGWRGDPFALVPQGGGEHLTGHRCAGEWITIELMKRAVTNLTTTMRYDVPPQDLALSLHRMPALPPSGFLVTNVRRTA; encoded by the coding sequence ATGGCGACCATCCCGACGGAGCGCAGCCCGGACAGCTCGGTGGCGTTCCTGCGCGACGGCTACCGCTTCGTCGGCCGACGCTGCGACCGCCACGGCACCGACATCTTCCAGGCCCGGCTGCTGCTGGAGCCCACCATCTGCCTGCGCGGCCGGGCGGCGGCGGAGCTCTTCTACGACACCGAGCGCTTCGTCCGGGCGGGCGCCATGCCGAAGCGGGCGCAGCGCACCCTCACCGGCCGCGGCGGTGTGCAGGGCCTGGACGGGGCGGACCACGCCGACCGCAAGGCCATGTTCATGTCGATCATGACGCCGGCCGCGGTCCGGCAGCTCGCGCAGCTCTTCGACGACGAGTGGCGGGCCCGCGTCCCGTCCTGGGAGTCGGGCAAGCCGGTGGTGCTCTACGACGAGGTCGGCCGGATGCTGACCCGCGCGGTCTGCGCCTGGGCCGGCGTGCCGCTCGCGAACTCCGAGGTGGACCGGCGTACCGCCGAGCTGCACGCGATGATCGAAGGGCCGGCGGCGCTCGGCCCCCAGCACTGGCGTGGCCTGTGGGGCCGCCGCCGGGGCGAACGCTGGATCGGCCGGATCGTCGACCGGCAGCGCGCCGGCACGCTCCCCGCCCCCGACGGCAGCGCGCTGCGGGTGGTCGCCGAGCACCGCGACGCCCACGGGCGGCTGCTCCCCCGCCGGATCGCGGCCGTCGAGCTGCTCAACGTGCTGCGGCCCACGGTCGCCGTCGACCGCTTCATCGTCTTCGCCGCGCTGGCCCTGCACGACCACCCGGCCTGGCGGGAACGCGTCCGGGAGAGCGACGAGGCCGCCGAGAGCTTCGTGCAGGAGGTACGCCGCTACTACCCCTTCTTCCCCGTGGCCGCCGCCCGGGTCCGGCGCTCGTTCGACTGGCAGGGCTACCACTTCCCGCGCGGCCGGCGGGTGCTGCTCGACCTGTACGGCACCAACCACCACCCGGCGCTCTGGCCGGAGCCGGAGCGGTTCCGGCCGGAGCGCTTCACCGGTTGGCGGGGCGACCCGTTCGCCCTCGTGCCGCAGGGCGGCGGCGAGCACCTGACCGGTCACCGCTGCGCCGGGGAGTGGATCACGATCGAGCTGATGAAGCGGGCGGTGACGAACCTGACCACGACGATGCGGTACGACGTGCCACCGCAGGACCTGGCGTTGAGCCTGCACCGGATGCCGGCGCTGCCGCCGAGTGGGTTCCTGGTCACCAACGTCCGCCGCACGGCCTGA
- a CDS encoding zinc-dependent alcohol dehydrogenase — translation MRALCWEGVGKLAVRDVPEPRIRAEGDIIVKVGASSVCGSDLHLINGFLPAMREGDVLGHEFMGEVVETGPGVRRLRVGDRVVVGSVVACGGCWYCRTEQYSLCDNSNPQPVFTEKLWGHSPAGILGYSHAAGGYSGSHAEYVRVPFGDIGAFQVPDGVPDDSVVFASDAMPTGWMAADFCALKGGEVVAVWGAGGVGQMAARSAQLLGAERVIVIDRLPERLATAADRLGVETVNYAETDVLEALREMTAGRGPDACIEAVGMESHDVGPVYAYDKAKQTARLQTDRPTSVRQAIMACRKGGTVSIVGVYAGLVDKFPLGAAMNKALVLRMGQMHAQRYIPMLLDRIAAGEIDPGYLATHPMSLEQGARGYEMFEKKEDGCLRSVLHPA, via the coding sequence ATGAGGGCGCTCTGCTGGGAAGGCGTCGGCAAGCTGGCCGTGCGCGACGTGCCGGAGCCGCGGATCCGCGCCGAGGGCGACATCATCGTCAAGGTCGGCGCCAGCAGCGTGTGCGGCTCCGACCTGCACCTGATCAACGGCTTCCTGCCGGCGATGCGGGAGGGCGACGTCCTCGGCCACGAGTTCATGGGCGAGGTCGTGGAGACCGGTCCCGGCGTACGGCGGCTGCGCGTCGGCGACCGCGTCGTGGTCGGCTCGGTGGTGGCCTGCGGCGGCTGCTGGTACTGCCGCACCGAGCAGTACTCGCTCTGCGACAACTCCAACCCGCAGCCGGTCTTCACCGAGAAGCTCTGGGGCCACTCGCCGGCCGGCATCCTCGGTTACTCGCACGCCGCCGGTGGCTACTCCGGCAGCCACGCCGAGTACGTCCGCGTGCCCTTCGGCGACATCGGGGCGTTCCAGGTGCCGGACGGGGTGCCCGACGACTCGGTGGTGTTCGCCTCCGACGCCATGCCCACCGGCTGGATGGCCGCCGACTTCTGCGCGCTGAAGGGCGGCGAGGTGGTCGCGGTCTGGGGCGCCGGCGGGGTCGGCCAGATGGCGGCCCGCTCCGCCCAGCTCCTCGGCGCCGAGCGGGTGATCGTGATCGACCGGCTGCCGGAGCGGCTCGCCACCGCCGCCGACCGGCTCGGCGTGGAGACGGTCAACTACGCCGAGACCGACGTGCTGGAGGCGCTGCGGGAGATGACCGCCGGCCGGGGGCCGGACGCGTGCATCGAGGCCGTCGGCATGGAGTCGCACGACGTCGGGCCGGTGTACGCGTACGACAAGGCGAAGCAGACGGCCCGGCTGCAGACCGACCGCCCCACGTCGGTCCGGCAGGCGATCATGGCCTGCCGCAAGGGCGGCACGGTGAGCATCGTCGGCGTCTACGCCGGCCTGGTGGACAAGTTCCCGCTCGGCGCGGCGATGAACAAGGCGCTGGTGCTGCGGATGGGGCAGATGCACGCCCAGCGCTACATCCCGATGCTGCTGGACCGGATCGCGGCCGGCGAGATCGATCCCGGTTACCTGGCCACCCACCCGATGTCGCTGGAGCAGGGCGCGCGGGGCTACGAGATGTTCGAGAAGAAGGAGGACGGCTGCCTGCGCAGCGTCCTGCACCCGGCCTGA
- the nadD gene encoding nicotinate-nucleotide adenylyltransferase, with amino-acid sequence MEEDIRRVGIMGGTFDPIHHGHLVAASEVADRFGLDEVVFVPTGQPWQKADEPVSPAEDRYLMTVIATASNPRFQVSRVDIDRGGPTYTVDTLRDLHAEYGPKVQLFFITGADALERILSWKDLDEIFELAHFIGVTRPGFELTAAHLPADTVSLVQVPAMAISSTDCRARVARGEPVWYLVPDGVVQYIAKRRLYQT; translated from the coding sequence GTGGAGGAAGACATCCGGCGGGTCGGGATCATGGGCGGCACCTTCGACCCGATCCACCACGGGCACCTCGTCGCGGCCAGCGAGGTGGCGGACCGGTTCGGGCTGGACGAGGTGGTCTTCGTCCCCACCGGCCAGCCGTGGCAGAAGGCGGACGAGCCGGTCAGCCCGGCGGAGGACCGCTACCTGATGACGGTCATCGCCACCGCCTCCAACCCCCGCTTCCAGGTCAGCCGGGTGGACATCGACCGGGGCGGGCCCACCTACACCGTCGACACCCTGCGTGACCTGCACGCCGAGTACGGCCCGAAGGTGCAGCTGTTCTTCATCACCGGGGCGGACGCGCTGGAGCGGATCCTCTCCTGGAAGGACCTGGACGAGATCTTCGAACTGGCCCACTTCATCGGGGTGACCCGGCCTGGCTTCGAATTGACCGCCGCGCACCTGCCGGCCGACACGGTGAGCCTGGTGCAGGTCCCGGCCATGGCCATCTCGTCCACGGACTGCCGGGCCCGGGTCGCCCGAGGGGAGCCGGTCTGGTATCTGGTGCCGGACGGTGTGGTGCAGTACATCGCCAAGCGACGCCTCTATCAGACGTGA
- the pepN gene encoding aminopeptidase N produces MPSLTRVEATARGAAITVESYQVDLDLTGDGERFRSDVTIRFRATPGAETFVEVQPAKLLAVRLNDRDVDPATLDENRLPLTGLAEANTLTVAAEMAYSNTGEGMHRFVDPADGETYVYALSFLDNAQRIFAAFDQPDLKAPVTMSVTAPPEWTVAANGQLAATPRPGRWEFAPTAPLATYFVSLIAGPWHVRRGEHDGIPLGVYCRRSLAAHLDADAEEILTVTGQCLDRFHQLFAERYPFDKYDQAFVPEFNAGAMENPGLVTFRDDYVFRSAVTDTEREQRATTIAHEMAHMWFGDLVTMRWWDDLWLNESFAEYLGTRVTAEATRFDQAWTTFALRRKAWGYAADQRPSTHPVAPEEVADAAEGLLNFDGISYAKGASVLRQLVAWLGDDAFLAGLNAHFAKHRFGNATLTDLLGSLAAAAGRDLSGWAERWLRTAQVDTLRAEVSVDADGRYTQVAIRQSAPDSHPVLRPHRIGVGRYAADGTVVRAEVDLDPDADGGRTVLTGLVGEPAARLLLPNDGDLTFAKIRLDPASADAVPLVLPGLADPLARALLWGEALDAATDGERPVAGLVALIAAALPAETEVIIAEDVLTLSRSLVDRYLDPPAREAALAQVAAACRKLLDGAPAGGSLQLAAARGWIAASTDADRLAGWLAGRDVPPGLAVDAELRWALLLRLVVLGAAGAAQVAAEAAADPSAAGAERAARCRAALPDPAAKRAAWEIVVSNTELSNRLVEATAEGFWQPEQAELTAGYVARYFADMPAAARARTPWVADHVARLAFPRHAVAQPTREAAAALLARDDVTPGLRRVVTDADDDLRRALVARTAVAAAAA; encoded by the coding sequence ATGCCGAGCCTGACCCGTGTAGAGGCGACCGCGCGTGGCGCGGCGATCACCGTCGAGTCCTATCAGGTGGACCTCGACCTGACCGGCGACGGCGAGCGATTCCGCTCCGACGTCACCATCCGCTTCCGGGCGACCCCCGGCGCGGAGACCTTCGTCGAGGTCCAACCCGCGAAACTGCTGGCGGTACGACTCAACGACCGCGACGTCGACCCGGCCACGCTGGACGAAAACCGGCTGCCGCTGACCGGGCTGGCCGAGGCCAACACGCTCACCGTCGCCGCCGAGATGGCGTACTCGAACACCGGGGAGGGGATGCACCGCTTCGTCGACCCCGCCGACGGCGAGACCTATGTCTACGCACTGTCCTTCCTGGACAACGCGCAGCGCATCTTCGCCGCCTTCGACCAGCCCGACCTGAAGGCTCCGGTCACCATGTCGGTCACCGCCCCGCCGGAGTGGACCGTCGCGGCCAACGGCCAGCTCGCCGCCACGCCGCGCCCCGGGCGCTGGGAGTTCGCCCCGACGGCGCCGCTGGCCACGTACTTCGTCTCGCTGATCGCCGGCCCCTGGCACGTCCGGCGCGGCGAGCACGACGGCATCCCGCTCGGCGTCTACTGCCGGCGCTCCCTGGCGGCACACCTGGACGCCGACGCCGAGGAGATCCTCACGGTCACCGGGCAGTGCCTCGACCGGTTCCACCAGCTCTTCGCCGAGCGCTACCCGTTCGACAAGTACGACCAGGCGTTCGTGCCGGAGTTCAACGCCGGCGCGATGGAGAACCCGGGCCTCGTCACCTTCCGCGACGACTACGTCTTCCGCTCCGCGGTCACCGACACCGAGCGGGAGCAGCGCGCCACCACCATCGCCCACGAGATGGCGCACATGTGGTTCGGTGACCTGGTCACCATGCGCTGGTGGGACGACCTGTGGCTCAACGAGTCCTTCGCGGAGTACCTCGGCACCCGGGTGACCGCCGAGGCGACCCGTTTCGACCAGGCCTGGACGACCTTCGCCCTGCGGCGCAAGGCCTGGGGCTACGCGGCCGACCAGCGCCCCTCGACCCACCCGGTGGCGCCCGAGGAGGTCGCCGACGCCGCCGAGGGCCTGCTCAACTTCGACGGCATCTCGTACGCCAAGGGCGCCAGCGTGCTGCGGCAACTGGTCGCCTGGCTCGGCGACGACGCCTTCCTCGCCGGCCTCAACGCCCACTTCGCGAAGCACCGTTTCGGCAACGCCACCCTGACCGACCTGCTCGGCAGCCTTGCCGCAGCCGCCGGGCGGGACCTGTCCGGCTGGGCGGAGCGCTGGCTGCGTACGGCGCAGGTCGACACGCTGCGCGCCGAGGTCAGCGTCGACGCGGACGGCCGCTACACCCAGGTGGCGATCCGGCAGAGCGCCCCCGACTCGCACCCGGTGCTGCGCCCGCACCGCATCGGCGTCGGCCGGTACGCCGCCGACGGGACGGTCGTCCGGGCGGAGGTCGACCTCGACCCGGACGCCGACGGCGGCCGTACGGTGCTGACCGGGCTGGTCGGCGAGCCGGCGGCCCGGCTGCTGCTGCCCAACGACGGCGACCTGACGTTCGCCAAGATCCGGCTCGATCCCGCGTCGGCGGACGCCGTGCCGCTGGTGCTGCCCGGCCTGGCCGACCCGCTGGCCCGGGCACTGCTCTGGGGCGAGGCGCTGGATGCCGCCACCGACGGGGAGCGCCCGGTCGCCGGCCTGGTGGCCCTGATCGCCGCCGCCCTCCCCGCCGAGACCGAGGTGATCATCGCCGAGGACGTGCTCACGCTCAGCCGCTCGCTGGTCGACCGCTACCTCGACCCGCCCGCCCGCGAGGCCGCCCTGGCGCAGGTCGCCGCCGCCTGCCGGAAACTGCTCGACGGCGCCCCGGCAGGCGGCTCGCTCCAGCTCGCGGCGGCCCGGGGCTGGATCGCCGCCAGCACCGACGCGGACCGGCTGGCCGGCTGGCTCGCCGGCCGGGACGTCCCGCCGGGGCTGGCGGTCGACGCCGAGCTGCGCTGGGCGCTGCTGCTGCGGCTGGTGGTGCTCGGCGCGGCCGGCGCGGCGCAGGTCGCCGCCGAGGCCGCGGCCGACCCGAGCGCCGCCGGTGCCGAGCGGGCCGCCCGCTGCCGCGCGGCGCTGCCCGACCCGGCCGCCAAGCGGGCCGCATGGGAGATCGTCGTGTCGAACACCGAGCTGTCGAACCGACTCGTCGAGGCGACCGCGGAGGGGTTCTGGCAGCCGGAGCAGGCCGAGCTGACCGCCGGCTACGTGGCGCGCTACTTCGCCGACATGCCGGCCGCCGCGCGGGCGCGTACGCCCTGGGTGGCCGACCATGTCGCGAGACTGGCCTTCCCCCGGCACGCCGTCGCGCAGCCCACCCGGGAGGCGGCCGCGGCGCTGCTCGCCCGCGACGACGTCACCCCAGGCCTGCGCCGCGTGGTGACCGACGCCGACGACGACCTGCGCCGCGCCCTGGTCGCCCGGACGGCGGTCGCCGCGGCGGCGGCCTGA
- a CDS encoding DUF397 domain-containing protein yields the protein MASHPKGDFDLSRAVWQRAEGDTSESAVEVAFVDDLIGMRNSAEPEGPVLVFTQAEWDAFVAGAQDGEFDLD from the coding sequence ATGGCTTCGCACCCCAAGGGTGACTTCGACCTCTCCCGGGCGGTCTGGCAGCGGGCCGAGGGCGACACCTCCGAGAGCGCCGTCGAGGTCGCCTTCGTCGACGACCTGATCGGCATGCGCAACTCCGCCGAGCCGGAGGGCCCGGTCCTGGTCTTCACCCAGGCCGAGTGGGACGCCTTCGTCGCCGGCGCCCAGGACGGCGAGTTCGACCTGGACTGA
- a CDS encoding helix-hairpin-helix domain-containing protein, which translates to MSGDHRRLAGLSVDGPGSVGVPEPVVALPPRTPAFPSRAPASPAGATGPPEPDPPTRAVDAGVASRLPGPGAFDPGRRGVRALAVVAVLVVLGAGFWAWRSRPQTEPVRPVATAEASDATVTGLAEPAATSAGELVVAVAGKVRRPGLVRVPAGARVADAVEAAGGALPGVDVALLNPARKVTDGELILVGVAAPPGAAPPPGAVSGGAPGVPGAGGRLNLNTATLAQLDALPGVGPVLAQRILTHRDQQGGFRSVGDLRQVDGIGDARYEQLKDLVTV; encoded by the coding sequence CTGTCCGGCGATCATCGGAGGCTCGCCGGACTGTCCGTCGACGGTCCGGGCTCGGTCGGGGTGCCGGAGCCGGTCGTGGCGCTGCCGCCCCGCACACCGGCGTTTCCGTCCCGCGCACCGGCGTCGCCGGCCGGCGCGACGGGGCCGCCGGAACCCGACCCGCCGACCCGGGCCGTCGATGCCGGCGTGGCGTCCCGGTTGCCGGGGCCCGGGGCGTTCGACCCCGGCCGGCGGGGAGTGCGGGCGCTGGCCGTCGTCGCCGTGCTGGTGGTGCTCGGGGCCGGCTTCTGGGCCTGGCGGTCCCGGCCGCAGACCGAGCCGGTCCGCCCGGTCGCCACCGCCGAGGCATCCGATGCGACGGTGACCGGCCTCGCGGAACCGGCCGCCACGTCGGCCGGCGAGCTGGTGGTCGCGGTCGCCGGCAAGGTACGCCGTCCCGGGCTGGTCCGGGTGCCGGCCGGCGCGCGGGTCGCCGACGCCGTGGAGGCGGCCGGCGGGGCGCTGCCGGGGGTGGACGTGGCCCTGCTCAACCCCGCCCGCAAGGTCACCGACGGGGAACTGATCCTGGTCGGCGTCGCGGCACCGCCGGGCGCGGCACCCCCGCCCGGGGCAGTTTCCGGCGGTGCGCCGGGGGTGCCCGGCGCGGGCGGCCGGCTCAACCTGAACACCGCGACGCTCGCGCAGCTCGACGCGCTGCCGGGCGTCGGGCCGGTGCTCGCCCAGCGCATCCTCACCCACCGCGACCAGCAGGGTGGCTTCCGCTCGGTCGGCGACCTGCGCCAGGTGGACGGCATCGGCGACGCCCGCTACGAGCAGCTCAAGGACCTGGTGACGGTGTGA